In Colwellia sp. M166, a genomic segment contains:
- the ispC gene encoding 1-deoxy-D-xylulose-5-phosphate reductoisomerase — protein sequence MQKLCILGSTGSIGKSTLDVVRLHPKKFNVVSLSAHASVDIMLAQCLEFHPDKVVMVSEEHAKLLKIKLSDAKLNTIEVLSGTRALDIIAQEPTTDTVMAAIVGASGLLPTLAAVEAGKKVLLANKEALVTSGAIFIAAVKRSGAQLLPIDSEHNAIFQCLPLSAQQQPGYCDLPNEGVSKVLLTGSGGPFRTWQQADLDTVTPDQACAHPNWDMGRKISVDSATMMNKGLEFIEAKWLFNLEPDDIQVVLHPQSTIHSMVQYKDGSVIAQMGNPDMRTPIAHALSFPQRIESGVAAFDFFSAKSFEFEAVDFAKYPNLKLAIDACKSGQGACTALNAANEIAVDAFLCEKIKFTDIVKINETSVNKFVSEKVTSIEDVIALDRSVRVFARSLIAESEH from the coding sequence ATGCAAAAATTGTGTATTTTAGGCTCTACTGGCTCGATTGGTAAAAGTACCTTAGATGTTGTGCGGTTACATCCTAAAAAGTTTAATGTTGTCAGTCTTTCAGCACATGCTAGCGTCGATATTATGTTGGCTCAGTGTCTTGAATTTCATCCTGATAAAGTGGTGATGGTTTCTGAAGAGCATGCCAAATTATTGAAAATAAAACTTAGTGATGCCAAGTTGAATACCATTGAGGTGTTATCCGGCACTCGTGCTCTTGACATTATTGCACAAGAGCCGACAACGGATACTGTTATGGCTGCTATTGTTGGCGCATCAGGTTTACTGCCGACATTAGCTGCAGTAGAAGCAGGTAAAAAAGTGCTGCTTGCAAATAAAGAAGCACTTGTCACTTCGGGCGCTATTTTTATTGCCGCCGTGAAACGTTCAGGTGCTCAATTATTACCGATTGATAGTGAACATAATGCCATATTTCAATGTTTACCGTTAAGTGCGCAGCAACAGCCGGGCTATTGTGACTTACCTAATGAAGGGGTCAGTAAAGTCTTATTAACTGGCTCAGGCGGACCGTTTAGAACTTGGCAGCAAGCGGATCTTGACACGGTGACACCGGATCAAGCTTGTGCTCATCCTAATTGGGATATGGGCCGTAAAATATCCGTTGATTCAGCGACGATGATGAACAAAGGTTTAGAGTTTATTGAAGCTAAGTGGCTGTTCAACCTCGAACCTGATGATATTCAAGTTGTGCTGCATCCACAAAGTACTATTCACTCTATGGTGCAATATAAAGACGGTTCCGTCATTGCTCAAATGGGCAACCCTGATATGCGTACACCCATAGCACATGCGTTGAGTTTTCCACAACGTATTGAGTCGGGTGTTGCAGCATTTGATTTCTTTTCAGCAAAATCTTTTGAATTTGAAGCTGTCGATTTCGCTAAGTATCCGAATTTAAAATTAGCTATTGACGCTTGCAAAAGTGGCCAAGGGGCGTGCACCGCTTTAAATGCCGCTAACGAAATTGCTGTTGATGCTTTTTTATGCGAAAAAATTAAATTTACTGATATTGTGAAAATAAATGAAACTTCCGTGAATAAATTTGTCTCAGAAAAGGTGACTTCTATAGAAGATGTTATTGCTCTAGACAGAAGTGTTAGAGTTTTTGCACGATCCTTGATAGCTGAATCCGAGCACTAA
- the rseP gene encoding sigma E protease regulator RseP, which produces MIDFVWNLASFVVALGILITVHEYGHFWVARKNGVQVQRFSIGFGKAIWRKVDRHGTEFVIAMIPLGGYVKMLDSRVDDVSAAQMAYTFDNKSVYQRIAIIAAGPFANFAFAIVAFYLMFLIGVPSVKPIIGDVVVNSIAAKAQLPKNSEIVAISGEKTADWQDVNLALVSAIGDSDIVLTIKAPDRTVTQDFRLDMKSWDFAPEKESAITSLGLVPYRANVYAKLAVVAEGSPAEKAGLKVNDELLSLADKNIDGQWQVFSDLIKQYPAKTVAVTVLREGKVVELSVKPEAKAYQGKVIGYLGVRPISDPYPKAYLFEHVYGPISALEQSASKTWNLVVLSFDMIGKLITGDVSVKNLSGPISIAQGAGSSADYGFVYFLGFLALISINLGIINLLPLPVLDGGHLFYYFVELLTGKPVPEKIQEIGFKFGTIALLSLMSIAIFNDLSRL; this is translated from the coding sequence ATGATAGATTTTGTATGGAACCTCGCGTCTTTTGTTGTTGCATTGGGTATTTTGATCACCGTTCATGAATACGGTCACTTTTGGGTGGCACGCAAAAATGGTGTGCAAGTGCAGCGTTTCTCCATTGGTTTTGGTAAGGCTATTTGGCGAAAGGTTGACCGTCATGGCACTGAGTTTGTTATCGCAATGATACCACTTGGTGGTTATGTGAAAATGCTCGATAGTCGTGTTGATGATGTAAGTGCTGCGCAAATGGCTTATACATTTGATAATAAGTCAGTTTACCAACGTATTGCGATTATCGCCGCAGGACCTTTTGCTAATTTCGCTTTTGCAATTGTGGCCTTTTATTTAATGTTTTTAATTGGTGTGCCTAGTGTAAAACCTATTATTGGTGATGTGGTTGTTAACTCTATTGCCGCAAAAGCCCAATTACCGAAAAATAGTGAAATAGTTGCTATTTCAGGAGAAAAAACCGCTGATTGGCAAGATGTTAATTTAGCATTAGTCAGCGCTATCGGTGATAGTGATATTGTCTTGACCATAAAAGCACCCGATCGAACAGTAACGCAAGACTTTCGCTTAGATATGAAAAGTTGGGACTTTGCTCCAGAGAAAGAGTCAGCTATTACCAGTTTAGGTTTAGTGCCATACCGTGCTAATGTGTACGCAAAATTAGCTGTTGTCGCAGAAGGCAGCCCAGCTGAGAAAGCCGGTTTAAAAGTTAATGACGAATTACTTTCGCTTGCAGATAAAAATATTGACGGTCAATGGCAAGTGTTTTCAGATCTGATTAAACAATACCCAGCAAAAACTGTTGCTGTAACTGTATTGCGAGAAGGAAAGGTAGTAGAGCTTAGTGTTAAACCTGAAGCAAAAGCATATCAAGGTAAGGTTATTGGCTATTTAGGCGTTCGACCAATATCAGATCCGTATCCTAAGGCATATTTATTTGAACATGTTTATGGCCCTATTAGCGCTCTTGAGCAAAGTGCTAGCAAAACCTGGAACTTAGTGGTGTTAAGTTTCGATATGATAGGTAAGCTAATTACTGGTGATGTGTCAGTGAAAAACTTAAGTGGTCCTATATCAATTGCGCAAGGTGCAGGTAGCAGTGCCGACTATGGTTTTGTATACTTTTTAGGCTTCTTAGCGCTAATTAGCATTAACCTTGGCATAATTAACCTTTTACCTTTACCGGTTTTAGACGGAGGACACTTATTTTATTATTTCGTAGAGCTTTTAACAGGGAAACCTGTACCGGAAAAAATACAAGAAATAGGTTTTAAATTTGGTACTATAGCGCTACTAAGCTTAATGAGTATCGCCATATTTAACGATTTATCGCGATTATAA
- the bamA gene encoding outer membrane protein assembly factor BamA has protein sequence MIIKKLALAVLLGSLGTSVQAADDFQVENIQVKGLQRVALGAALTHIPFNVGDNLNDFRISQSIKALYKSGHFSDVVVSRDGNTVIYRVRERATISAITFDGNKDLKDEQLTESLDGSDIRVGETLDMTVISGIEVGLEDFYHSVGKYNADVKAKVTHLPRNRVNIDFAFEEGDAAAIEQINIVGNEKFSDVELLERIELTYDSPWWDFMAQDRYQKQTLQGDMETIKSYYLDRGYLQYKVDSTQVSMTPDKKAVYISLNVTEGEVYTVSGVDFIGDMAGFEETIRAITPIRTEELYNGALVTYSEELISKFLGRYGYAYPKVVTIPEIDEENKTVKLVLSIDPGKRVYVNRINFKGNHVTAEHVLRREMRQMEGAWLSNDLVEGSKAWLQRLPYMETVEFETNQLPGEDDLVNIDFEVKEQPSGSFTAGIGYGSTTQLSLNAGIQQNNFLGTGNRLGFSINTSSYSRSANVSYTDPYFTVDGVSLGGNIFYQEFDAGNANLVEYNNKTYGVGMTLGFPINEYVRLSFGLGYKNNGITRLETYEQIQKFYELYSDPDDPDGGLNFENFDMNVSLSRSTLNRGTFPSDGSQQTLSYKMTTPNSDVNYFKINLDTKWYFPITRDQSWTVLAKFQLGYGNGYGSTEGNDQILPFWENFRAGGSGTLRGFESNTVGPRAIYRRPTSIPGTPDSVDTGSGCCLGTDHDFIQTSQRSVGGNAIALAGLELIVPTPFLDEGYSNSVRTSFFIDAGNVWDTEFNLDDYDTLADIELAKLADYSDIGRFRASAGLSLQWLSPMGPMVFSFAKTLKEEEGDDTEFFSFNIGQTF, from the coding sequence ATGATTATTAAAAAACTTGCCCTGGCGGTATTATTAGGTAGTTTGGGAACATCAGTGCAAGCAGCTGACGATTTTCAAGTAGAAAATATTCAAGTTAAAGGTTTACAGCGTGTAGCTTTAGGGGCTGCGTTAACGCATATTCCATTTAATGTTGGTGATAACTTAAACGACTTTCGTATCTCACAATCAATTAAGGCCCTTTATAAATCTGGTCACTTTAGTGATGTTGTCGTGTCAAGAGACGGCAACACCGTTATTTACCGTGTTCGAGAGCGAGCGACAATTAGTGCGATAACTTTTGATGGTAATAAAGATTTAAAAGACGAACAATTAACAGAAAGTCTTGATGGTAGTGATATTCGTGTTGGCGAAACGCTCGATATGACGGTTATTTCAGGCATTGAAGTCGGTTTAGAAGACTTCTATCACAGTGTCGGTAAATATAATGCTGATGTTAAAGCTAAAGTCACGCACTTACCGCGTAATCGCGTTAATATTGATTTTGCTTTTGAAGAAGGTGATGCCGCAGCAATAGAGCAAATTAATATCGTTGGTAACGAGAAGTTCTCTGATGTTGAGCTTTTAGAGCGTATAGAGCTGACTTATGACTCTCCTTGGTGGGATTTCATGGCGCAAGACCGTTATCAAAAGCAAACTTTGCAAGGTGATATGGAAACCATTAAGAGTTATTACCTTGATCGAGGTTACTTACAATATAAAGTTGACTCCACTCAAGTTTCAATGACGCCAGATAAAAAGGCCGTTTATATCTCGCTCAATGTCACTGAAGGCGAGGTTTATACTGTTAGTGGTGTTGATTTTATTGGCGATATGGCGGGTTTTGAAGAAACTATTCGTGCCATTACGCCAATTAGAACTGAAGAATTATACAACGGCGCGCTTGTTACCTATTCAGAAGAATTAATCAGTAAATTTTTAGGTCGTTATGGTTATGCTTATCCAAAAGTTGTGACTATTCCTGAAATTGACGAAGAAAACAAAACGGTAAAATTGGTGCTCTCGATCGATCCGGGTAAACGAGTTTATGTTAATCGCATTAACTTTAAAGGTAACCATGTTACTGCTGAACATGTGTTACGTCGAGAAATGCGACAAATGGAAGGCGCATGGTTATCAAATGACTTAGTTGAAGGCTCTAAGGCTTGGTTACAGCGTTTACCTTATATGGAAACGGTTGAGTTTGAAACTAATCAGTTGCCAGGTGAAGATGACCTAGTTAATATTGATTTTGAAGTAAAAGAGCAGCCATCAGGTTCATTTACAGCCGGTATTGGTTATGGCTCTACAACCCAGTTAAGTTTAAATGCGGGTATACAACAAAATAACTTTTTAGGTACCGGTAATCGTTTAGGTTTTAGTATTAATACCTCTAGTTACTCTAGAAGTGCTAACGTTTCTTATACCGACCCATACTTTACTGTTGATGGTGTTTCACTTGGTGGCAATATTTTCTATCAAGAGTTCGACGCGGGTAATGCTAACTTAGTTGAGTACAACAATAAGACTTACGGCGTGGGTATGACTTTAGGTTTTCCTATCAATGAGTATGTCCGTTTGAGCTTTGGTTTAGGTTATAAAAATAATGGTATTACACGTTTAGAAACTTATGAACAAATTCAAAAGTTTTATGAATTATATTCAGACCCAGATGATCCAGATGGCGGCTTGAATTTTGAAAACTTTGATATGAATGTATCATTATCACGATCTACGTTGAATCGCGGCACCTTCCCTAGTGATGGTTCACAGCAAACCTTGTCATATAAAATGACCACGCCGAATTCAGATGTTAATTATTTTAAGATTAATTTAGATACTAAATGGTATTTTCCGATAACACGTGATCAAAGCTGGACTGTTTTAGCTAAATTTCAGCTAGGTTATGGTAATGGTTATGGCTCTACAGAAGGTAATGATCAAATTTTACCGTTTTGGGAGAACTTCAGAGCCGGTGGCTCTGGCACATTACGTGGCTTTGAGTCTAATACTGTCGGGCCTCGAGCTATATATCGCAGGCCAACATCTATTCCAGGTACGCCTGATTCTGTAGATACGGGTTCAGGGTGTTGCTTAGGCACGGATCATGATTTTATTCAGACCTCTCAGCGCTCTGTTGGTGGTAATGCTATTGCGCTTGCTGGACTTGAGCTTATTGTACCCACACCATTTTTAGATGAGGGCTATAGTAATAGTGTCCGCACTAGCTTCTTTATTGATGCCGGTAATGTTTGGGATACAGAGTTTAATCTCGATGATTATGATACGTTAGCAGATATCGAGTTAGCAAAACTTGCAGATTATTCTGATATTGGACGTTTTAGAGCCTCTGCCGGATTATCACTACAGTGGTTATCTCCAATGGGCCCCATGGTCTTTAGTTTTGCCAAAACCCTGAAAGAAGAAGAGGGTGATGATACTGAATTCTTCAGCTTTAATATTGGTCAAACTTTCTAA
- a CDS encoding OmpH family outer membrane protein — protein MKKLIKSIVIATAASSFLLANSALAADQKIGVVNFQEVMGKIPQTATIMKSLEEEFKDEKAVLAQLEQDIKYLQEKRKRDGSLMSAKEVGDLEAKIETLFHDYQMKGKAFQQSTGTRKNEETNKIIALVRQAIDNIATKGDYDLVLEQSAVVYSKPDSVITEEVVKQVSKLK, from the coding sequence TTGAAAAAATTGATTAAATCTATTGTGATTGCCACTGCAGCATCAAGCTTTTTATTAGCGAACTCAGCATTAGCCGCAGATCAAAAAATTGGCGTGGTGAATTTTCAAGAAGTCATGGGTAAAATTCCACAAACTGCAACTATCATGAAAAGCTTGGAAGAAGAGTTCAAAGATGAGAAAGCTGTACTTGCACAACTTGAGCAAGATATTAAATATCTTCAAGAAAAGCGCAAGCGCGACGGTTCTTTGATGAGTGCCAAAGAAGTTGGAGATTTAGAAGCTAAAATTGAAACGCTTTTTCACGATTACCAAATGAAAGGTAAAGCCTTTCAGCAGAGCACTGGTACTAGAAAAAATGAAGAAACTAACAAAATTATCGCATTAGTTCGTCAAGCAATAGATAATATTGCAACGAAGGGTGATTATGATTTAGTGCTTGAGCAAAGTGCAGTTGTTTATTCAAAGCCAGACAGTGTGATCACAGAAGAAGTGGTTAAACAAGTTAGCAAGTTGAAATAA
- the lpxD gene encoding UDP-3-O-(3-hydroxymyristoyl)glucosamine N-acyltransferase, with translation MSYILADIAKKIGAAVIGDEQCEISSIATLTSATSGQIAFLANSKYSAQLATTQASAVIITKAQTNLCQTNALVMDNPYMGYALVAQLLDTTPNPANSIHPSAVIADGVTLGKGVTIGANAVIETGVNLADGVSIGAGSFIGIAAQIGAHSSLWSNVSIYHGVVIGEQCLVHANTVIGADGFGYANNKGSWVKIPQLGTVIIGDNVEIGASTTIDRGALGNTIIKNGVILDNQIQIAHNVVIGENTAIAACSVIAGSTEIGKNCVIAGLVGINGHINITDGCVFTGMTMVTKAISESGVYSSGMPCQPNKEWHKNNARIKKLESLTKRLMTVEKDIDALKS, from the coding sequence ATGAGTTATATCCTTGCAGACATTGCAAAAAAAATAGGCGCGGCTGTTATAGGAGATGAGCAATGTGAGATATCCAGTATTGCCACCCTAACTTCTGCAACCTCAGGACAAATCGCCTTTTTAGCCAATAGCAAATACAGTGCTCAATTAGCGACTACCCAAGCGAGCGCTGTTATTATCACAAAAGCTCAAACAAATTTATGTCAAACCAATGCCTTGGTGATGGATAATCCTTATATGGGTTATGCCTTGGTTGCGCAGTTACTTGATACCACACCTAATCCAGCCAATAGTATACACCCTAGTGCCGTTATAGCGGATGGTGTTACTCTCGGTAAGGGCGTGACAATAGGTGCTAATGCTGTTATTGAAACCGGCGTTAATCTTGCTGATGGTGTTAGTATCGGAGCTGGCAGTTTTATAGGTATCGCAGCCCAAATTGGTGCTCACTCTAGCTTGTGGTCCAATGTCAGTATTTATCATGGTGTAGTTATTGGCGAACAATGTCTAGTTCATGCCAATACGGTTATCGGTGCAGATGGCTTTGGCTACGCAAACAATAAAGGTAGTTGGGTTAAAATACCACAATTAGGCACAGTGATTATTGGCGATAATGTCGAAATAGGCGCAAGTACTACCATTGACCGAGGTGCATTAGGTAACACTATCATTAAGAATGGTGTTATTTTAGATAACCAAATACAGATTGCTCATAATGTTGTGATCGGCGAGAATACAGCTATTGCAGCATGCAGTGTCATTGCTGGTAGTACTGAAATTGGTAAAAACTGTGTGATTGCGGGTTTAGTTGGTATAAATGGTCATATTAACATTACTGATGGCTGTGTATTTACCGGTATGACCATGGTAACAAAAGCGATATCTGAGTCCGGTGTATACTCATCAGGTATGCCATGTCAGCCAAATAAAGAATGGCATAAAAACAATGCTAGAATTAAAAAGCTTGAATCGTTAACTAAACGATTAATGACCGTAGAAAAAGACATAGACGCTTTAAAAAGCTAG
- the fabZ gene encoding 3-hydroxyacyl-ACP dehydratase FabZ has protein sequence MDSQNKIIDIEEIKSLIPHRYPFLLVDRVLDYTPGKSIHAIKNVTVNEPAFMGHFPGYSIFPGVLILEALAQASGILGFKSVEDQSDGELFLFASIDKAKFKKPVHPGDTMHLHLEFIKERRGMWKFYGEAKVDGKVVCSADLMCARRVI, from the coding sequence TTGGATTCGCAAAATAAAATTATTGATATCGAAGAAATTAAATCACTTATTCCACATCGTTACCCGTTTTTATTAGTCGATAGAGTACTTGATTATACGCCAGGAAAATCAATCCATGCGATAAAAAATGTCACGGTTAATGAACCTGCATTTATGGGCCATTTTCCGGGTTATTCTATTTTTCCTGGTGTACTAATTCTCGAAGCGCTTGCCCAAGCAAGCGGGATACTGGGTTTCAAATCAGTGGAAGATCAAAGTGATGGCGAATTGTTTTTATTTGCTTCAATTGATAAAGCAAAATTTAAAAAGCCTGTTCACCCTGGTGATACTATGCATTTGCATTTAGAGTTTATTAAAGAACGCCGTGGTATGTGGAAATTTTACGGTGAAGCGAAAGTTGATGGCAAAGTAGTTTGCTCAGCCGATTTGATGTGCGCAAGAAGAGTAATTTAA
- the lpxA gene encoding acyl-ACP--UDP-N-acetylglucosamine O-acyltransferase: MDNSTSLIHPQAIIEDGAVIGKNVKIGPWTYIAANVVIGDDCHISSHVVINGPTTLGKGNRIFQFASIGEDCQDLKYAGEPTELVIGDNNTFREYCTVHRGTVQDNSLTQIGSNNLFMAYTHIAHDCMVGSHCIMANGASIAGHVHVGDHAIIGGMTGVHQFCHIGDHCFVGANSLILKDIPPYVMASGQPAKPFGLNSEGLKRRGFDKDVILNIKRAYKAIYRQGLTVDEAVNKIADLDGDMVELAMFSDFIKNSSRGIIR, from the coding sequence ATGGATAATTCAACATCATTAATCCATCCGCAAGCGATTATTGAAGATGGTGCGGTTATCGGTAAAAATGTCAAAATAGGCCCTTGGACCTATATAGCAGCCAATGTAGTTATTGGTGATGATTGTCATATTAGCTCACATGTGGTAATTAATGGACCGACGACGCTAGGCAAAGGCAATCGTATTTTTCAGTTTGCTTCGATTGGTGAAGATTGCCAAGATTTGAAGTATGCTGGCGAGCCAACAGAATTGGTGATCGGAGATAATAATACTTTCCGTGAATATTGCACTGTTCACCGTGGTACTGTCCAAGATAATAGTTTAACGCAAATTGGTAGCAATAATTTATTTATGGCTTATACCCATATTGCGCATGATTGTATGGTGGGTAGTCACTGTATTATGGCCAATGGCGCTTCAATTGCCGGTCATGTGCATGTTGGTGACCACGCTATTATTGGTGGTATGACAGGTGTACATCAATTTTGTCATATTGGCGATCATTGTTTTGTTGGTGCCAATTCATTAATTCTTAAAGATATTCCTCCTTATGTTATGGCATCAGGTCAACCGGCAAAACCCTTTGGTTTGAATAGTGAAGGCTTAAAGCGTCGCGGTTTTGATAAAGATGTTATTTTGAATATCAAACGCGCTTATAAAGCCATTTATCGCCAAGGTCTAACGGTTGATGAAGCAGTAAATAAAATTGCCGATTTGGATGGTGATATGGTTGAGTTAGCTATGTTTAGCGATTTTATTAAAAACTCTAGTCGTGGCATTATCCGTTAG
- the lpxB gene encoding lipid-A-disaccharide synthase, translated as MNNSTVTFAIVVGEHSGDTLGAGLMQQLQQHYPKAKFVGIGGPKMLALGFDSLFDMEELSVMGVFEVLGRLRRLLHIRKSLGEYFIANEPNVFIGIDAPDFNITLEGTLKVQGIKTVHYVSPSVWAWREKRIFKIAKATNMVLSLLPFEKAFYDKHQIPCTFVGHSLADDIPLISDKLLARKALGLSESAKILALMPGSRGGELSRLVAPFLQTAIKLLASKQAKSAELKFVVPMVSEKRAEQFRQLHEKIAPELPIIIIVGKTQQVMAASDCLLTASGTVTLEAALIKRPMVICYKFNPLTYHMFKGFVKLKWFSLPNLLANKSLVPELLQGKVTVDNILPLVEERLFEDQSALNQAYTDIHLMLKQNASEQAAKAVIDLL; from the coding sequence ATGAATAATTCAACAGTTACGTTCGCTATTGTTGTTGGCGAGCATTCAGGTGACACCTTAGGCGCTGGTTTAATGCAACAGCTCCAACAGCATTACCCCAAGGCAAAGTTTGTCGGTATTGGTGGTCCTAAAATGCTCGCACTAGGCTTTGATAGTCTATTTGACATGGAAGAGCTATCCGTAATGGGCGTATTTGAAGTGCTTGGCAGGCTAAGGCGCTTATTGCATATTAGAAAATCTTTAGGTGAATATTTTATTGCCAATGAACCGAATGTTTTTATTGGCATTGATGCACCTGATTTTAATATTACTTTGGAAGGAACCTTAAAAGTTCAAGGAATAAAAACCGTGCACTATGTTAGTCCGTCTGTTTGGGCATGGCGTGAAAAAAGGATCTTTAAAATAGCCAAAGCCACCAATATGGTGCTGTCATTATTGCCTTTTGAAAAAGCGTTTTACGATAAACATCAAATACCTTGTACCTTCGTTGGGCACTCGCTTGCTGACGATATACCGTTAATTTCTGATAAATTACTTGCGCGAAAAGCCCTTGGGTTATCTGAATCTGCGAAAATACTGGCACTGATGCCTGGCAGTCGAGGCGGTGAATTGTCGAGATTAGTTGCGCCTTTTCTACAAACAGCAATAAAACTATTAGCGAGCAAGCAGGCTAAATCTGCGGAGCTAAAATTTGTTGTTCCTATGGTCAGTGAGAAGAGAGCAGAGCAATTTCGCCAACTGCATGAAAAAATAGCACCTGAATTACCAATTATCATAATTGTCGGTAAAACTCAGCAAGTTATGGCGGCCAGTGATTGTTTATTAACGGCATCAGGGACAGTAACCTTAGAGGCGGCCTTAATAAAGCGTCCTATGGTGATTTGTTATAAGTTTAATCCATTAACTTATCATATGTTTAAAGGTTTTGTGAAGCTGAAGTGGTTTTCATTACCGAACCTGTTGGCCAATAAAAGTTTGGTGCCAGAATTGCTGCAAGGCAAAGTGACGGTTGACAACATTTTACCGTTAGTTGAAGAGCGGTTGTTTGAAGATCAATCTGCGTTGAATCAAGCTTATACAGATATTCACTTAATGCTGAAACAAAATGCCAGCGAACAAGCCGCCAAAGCTGTTATCGACTTATTATAA
- the rnhB gene encoding ribonuclease HII: MPAVKKTFEPFEYPIAYCIAGVDEVGRGPLVGDVVTAAVILDPENPIEGLMDSKKLSDKKRQLLSIEIKQRAIAWSIGRASPEEIDTLNILHATMLAMQRAVQGLAVLPDHVLVDGNRCPTFAHDDGVIACQSVVKGDARVAEISAASILAKVVRDDEMIALDKLYPYYGFAQHKGYPTKLHLEKIIEYGVIDCYRRSFKPVANVLANAATHNKNN; this comes from the coding sequence ATGCCAGCTGTTAAAAAAACGTTTGAACCTTTTGAATATCCTATCGCCTATTGCATCGCAGGTGTCGACGAAGTAGGGCGTGGCCCTTTAGTGGGGGATGTTGTAACAGCTGCTGTTATTTTAGACCCTGAGAATCCAATTGAAGGCTTAATGGACTCAAAAAAGCTTTCGGATAAAAAAAGACAACTATTGTCGATAGAAATTAAACAACGGGCCATTGCTTGGTCAATAGGTCGTGCATCACCTGAAGAAATAGATACCCTAAACATTCTCCACGCTACCATGCTTGCTATGCAGCGAGCAGTGCAAGGTTTGGCCGTACTTCCTGATCACGTATTAGTCGACGGTAATCGTTGTCCAACATTTGCTCATGACGATGGTGTTATTGCTTGCCAAAGCGTTGTTAAAGGTGATGCCCGTGTTGCTGAAATTAGTGCTGCCTCTATTTTGGCTAAAGTGGTCAGAGACGATGAAATGATCGCCTTAGATAAGTTATACCCTTATTATGGTTTCGCGCAACATAAGGGTTATCCCACTAAATTACATTTAGAAAAAATCATAGAATACGGTGTAATCGACTGCTATCGAAGAAGTTTTAAGCCGGTGGCCAATGTACTCGCTAATGCAGCAACGCATAATAAAAACAATTAG